The Psychrobacillus sp. FSL K6-2836 nucleotide sequence TTCTTTTCAATTTCCATGGTTTTTTCATTTCCATATTCTATCGTTCTTTCTAGTTGTCTTCTTCCAGTGCGATCCATATCAAATAGCAGAACCATTTCTTTAATTTCATCCAGTTGAAAGCCATATTGCTTTCCTCTTTGTATGAGCTTTAGTTTGGCGCAGTCGGCAGGTCTGTAATATCTTCTGTTGCTGTCGCTGCGAATGGGCATTAATAATCCCAGCTCCTCATAGTAGCGTATAGTTCTCGTCGTAATATTGAATTCTTTTGCAACATCCGAAATACTTTTCATCCAGCCCTCACTCCCCTGAGTCTTGTTTTGAGCATATCATTTACGTTAACGTAAACTTCAAGTGTAATTTAAAAATAAGACACTAAACAAACTTGTCTAGTGTCTTAGAAATTATTATTTGTTTAATGTAAGGAGGAATTCCTCTAGTCTATTTAATCCTTTTTCTAGTACAGACATGCTATAAGCATAGGAAATGCGTATGAAACCTTCCCCATACTCCGTAAACGCACTTCCAGGAACGACAGCCACTCCACCCTCCTGTAATAGCTTCGTAGCAAAATCAAAAGAATTCAATCCGTATTTTCTTATGTCAGGGAAAATATAAAAAGCTCCATTTGGCTTTTCTACTATCATCCCCATCTCTATTAAACGACTATATACAAAGTCACGTCTTTTCACATATTCTAAGTTCATTTCACTTGGCGTATCTTTTGCATTTGTTAATGCCTCAATTGCTGCATATTGAGCTGGTAGTGATGCACAAATTGTGTTAAAGGCATGCACCTTAACTACATGCTCCATTACATTCGCCGGTCCCATCAAGAAGCCAATCCGCCATCCGGTCATTGAATGCGACTTGGATACACCGTGGATATAAAATAATTTATCGCGAATTTCCTTGTAGCTAGCAAAGGAATGGTGCTTGCCAGAGAATGTATTCTCGCTATATATTTCATCTGTTAGGACGAATAAATTCTTTTCTTTTATAACATCTACTAATCCATCCATCGTCTCTTTTGTTAGGACAACGCCAGTTGGATTAGAAGGATTATTGAAAAACATCGCCTTTGTTTTATCCGTAATCAAGCTCGCAAGTCTTTCTGCAGAAGGCTGAAAATTAGTGTCAGTCGTATCTAAATACACCACTTTGGCTCCGCAAAGTTCAATTACTGGCACATAACCTGAATAAGTTGGAGCCGGCAAGATAACCTCGTCTCCTTCTTCTAAAATTGTTCGAAATACTGCATCTATCGCTTCGCTAGCACCATTAGTTATGATTATTTCATTTTGGATATCATATGAAAAACCATATTTATCGGAGAAAAAAGAGTTCACAGCATTTCTTAACTCTAGAAGCCCCGCATTATGCGAATACCCTGTTAAATTTTGTTCGATTGCTCGAATACCTGCTTCTTTTACTGAAGTAGGTGTTGGAAAATCTGGTTGACCAATCGTCAAATTAATGGCATCTGGGTAATGAACTAATTGATTGGAAAATTGTCGAGTTCCAGGAATTTTCAAGGATTCCGCTCGAGGATTTATTCGTATATTCATCGTTTAATCTCTTCCTTCTATTAATTTTCTAGAATGTTTATATGTAAGTATACTTTAAAGAGGCTAGGTTTATCATTACTTTTTGGATTATTTAGAAACCAGAAAATAAGACAATAAGAAAAACACAACCCTTAAAGGGTCAAACTGGTTTCATCTTTGTCGGTTGCTCTGGACAGACTTGCTGCTATATCATTACTGTGTGATTTTTAAAGAGGATAATCATGACTGTCGTCACAATCATCCTCTCTTTTATCGGTAATTTTATAGCGATAACCTGTCCAGTCAAAGCAATCAGGTACTTCTTGCTCATGAAGTACCCTATCTTTTCTGAAAAGGAATTACTATTTTTAAAAACATTTTTCAGTGCTATTGATACAATTTCGGAAACTCTTTCTCGTTTTCTAACAATTTAAAAGTGAGTTTTCCACCAACTCTTAATTGAGCTATTTTCCACAAATCCGAATCCGCTACTTTGCCAATCGTTGCATAGCCGCCGACTGTTTGGGCATCAGCCATTAATATTACAGGTTGTCCGTTTGATGGTACTTGAATTGTTCCAAATTGAGTTGCTTCAGATAAAATATCACTCTTGCCTATAAAGTGGAGTTCTGGGCCATTGAAATAGTATCCCATTCGATCTCCCCCTCTATATGTATATTCTGAGTGAAAAAACGTATGGATGCTGTCTTCTTTAAACAATGAAAGATGTGGACTTCTCCAAACAGCAACTTCCACTTCCTGATTATATGTAGGTACTTCTAAAGCGATCAATCCACGCTTTAGCTTCATTTGCGGTAGATTAGGAACCGATAAAACAGTTTCTTTTTTTAAAATATTCCCTATACCTGCCCTTAAGTAGGCAGAATTACTTCCCATAATTGTTTCTGAATCGAATCCACCTAACGCAAAAATATATGCAATGCTCCCTTGCACTGGTTTAACAAAAGATAATGTTTGACCTTTACTAACGGTTATAGATTTCCATAAGGGTACTTGCCTACCATCTATTTCTGCATGAAGATCCGCTCCACTAATCACTATTGTATGTGTCGCTAAAACCTCTAGGGAAAGTCCCCCTAAAAATAATTCTATTGCTGCAGCATTAGGAGGATTTCCAATAATTTCATTTCCTAATCTAAAAGCATAGGTATCCATTGGACCCGCAACTGGCATTCCAAATGCACGATATCCTATTCTTCCTTTGTCTTGCAAAGACGCATATACACCTTCTTTATGTACACGAAATAATTGTTTCATTAGAACATCTCCAGAGGAGCAACCTTTACATTTTTTGCTTCCAGTTTTTTTCTGATTTTCTGTACAATTTCTACAACATTATTTCCATCACCATGAAAACAAAGTGTGTCTGCGCTTATTTTGATTATTTCTCCAGTAATTGTTGCTACTTGTTTTCTTATTACGATATTTTCTACTTGCTTCATGATATCTTCGAATTCAGTAAGTAAAGCATCTGATTGACTCCGATGAACAAGTCGACCTTTAGCATCATATTTTCGATCTGCAAAAGCTTCTCCAGCAGTTTTCAGCCCTATATTAGTTCCAGCCTTTAGTAATTCGCTATTGCAAATTCCAAAAAGTACAGCGTTCGGGACCGTATCAAAAACAGCCTTCGCTATTGCATTTGCTATCTTTACATCATCTGCTGATGCGTTGTATAAAGCTCCATGTGGCTTCACATGGGAGAGTTCTACATGATTAATATGACAAAATGCTTGTAAAGCACCTATTTGATAAACAATCATTTCGTAAATTTCCGATGGGCTCATACTAATATTTCTTCTACCAAATCCTTGTATATCGGGAAAACCAGGATGCGCTCCTATAGAAAGATGATTTTCTTTTGCAGTTTGAATTGTCTTGTTCATCACGGAGAAATCCCCTGCATGAAACCCACATGCAATATTTGCCGAAGTAATTACTTTAAAAAGTGCAACATCATCCCCAATATTATAGTTACCAAAACTTTCCCCTACATCCGCATTCAAATCAATTCTCATATATCCACCTCTTCTATGAAACCGTCAATTGTATGCCAGTCATTTTTCATTTCCCTCTCTATTTCTTCATATTCCGCATTAGTCACAGGAGTAAACTTTAAACGGTCTCCCGCTTTTAGGGAGAAGGGATTACTCCGCTTTATCGAAAAAATTTCTAAAGGGGTTCTGCCGATAATATTCCAACCACCCGGTGATTCAATTGGATAAATACCCGTTTGGTTTCCTCCAATGCCAATAGTACCTTTTGGTACTTTTAGCCTTGGCTTATCAAGTCGAGGCACAAATAATTTAGGATCCAAATCACCTAAGTATGGAAATCCTGGTAGAAAACCAATCATATACACCGTGTATATTTTTTGTGAGTGTAAATGGATTATTTCATCCTTCGCTCTTCCTATTAATCTCTGCATCCTCGTTAAATCTTCGCAATATGGCTCTTCATAACAGACTGGAATAGTAACTTGTCTTGCAGAAGAAATAATGCAATCTATTTTATAGCTTCTCCATTTTGCAAGAAGTTTTTCCATATTTAACTTATCTAGAATAGATGACTTATAAAAAAATACGGTAACCGTATGATAGCTAGGAACTATTTCCTCTATAAAATGCTTCCAATTAGCATTCAAAAATTCAGTGAATGTATGAACAGATTTATAAATTTCAGCGCTAATTACTTCGCCAAAACTAAATCGAAGTGTTCGCTCTCCCGTTCTCCAAACTTCAGGCAAATTATTTTCCATACTCTTCTAACACTTCGATACATATTACAATACTTTGCTTCAAGTCAGCATGAGACCAACTCGGAATTTTCCCGTGCTGAATAGCGAGTTCATGTGAGGCCGGAATATGAATAAATCCCGAAAGCATCTCACTATTCGTTGTTTTAACATAATGCAAACCTTCATACATGACATTATTACATATATAAGTACCAGCACTATTTGATATTTCAGCAGGCAAACCATTTTCAATAAGTTTGTTCACTATTTTACGAATTGGCAGCGTTGATAAATATCCTGCTTCCCCAGTTTCTTGTATCGATTCATCCACTGGTTTATTTCCTTCGTTATCAGCATCGCCATCTTTTATGTTAATCGCAATTCGTTCTGGTGTTATTTTATATCGACCTGCAGCTAGCCCAAGTGAAATATGTACATCTGGTTGGATTTCTGTTAGTAACTTTACTAATTGTTGTCCAGATGTTTTAAAATCTACCGTCATTATTTTTCCGATAAGTTCATATTCCCCTATGGCTGATCCATCTAATTCCTCCACTATTTTCATCGTAGGATTGACTGTATAGTTTAAAAATGGTTCAAATCCAGTTAACAGTAGCTTTTTCATAATTTCTCCTCCATTTGTAAGATTAGTGGGCGTATTCGATATTTTCGTAATGATTCTTGAAACGTTTCTGTCCTACTATTTTTTAGTGCATCTATTATTCCACTATTAAAAAGATATTGGGATTCCATACAGCTTTCTAACTCTGTTCCATACACAACCTCGTCTGCCGCCTCTGATATAATGTCCGCAGCCACCCATTCTGGATAGCGAAGAATACTAACAGTTGGATAGGTTGGTGTGACACTTTGCTGACGGTAAAAGTTTATAGATGATGCTTCTTCAATCGGAAATATATCGGGTAACCATGCATGCCCATATTTAATAAAACGTGATTTCCAATAAGCATTTTCTGCTGCAATAGATGTAGCTTCAAATTTTTTATTAATCGATTGTACAATTGTTTCAAGATTTTCTGCTAGTCGTTTTTCATTCACTTCTTGTGAAATCCGGCCAATCCCGTAAATTTTCGCACTCGGTAAAAAATAAGAAACAGGAAATCTTGGTGGACTATTATATCCTGCAAAAGGTTGAACCCACTCATGTGAGGGAATTCCATGATTGTCTACAACGATATCAGGAGCCCATTTCCTCATGACTTGCGGTAAAATATTCGCTTCTCCAAAAATAGTTTGTTGATACTTAACATATGCAAACTCCAAACCAACAGCATTATAACGGGCCGCATGATGCTTCCATTCCGGATGCTCGATAATCATTTTAGAAAGTAAATAGTTTCCGTCAACATTTGCTAAAGGAATAACAATGATATTCATTTCTTTTAAGTAGTCGGTATTACTGGACAAATCTTTCACTAGGCGTAAAACTGCCGGTGTGCTTGATACTTCATTTGCATGATGACCAGCTTCAATTACGATTGTCTTTTTGAATAGTGTAAGTTTCAAAGCCGCATCAAACGTTTCCCATGATGGCATGAAACACTCGATGATAGGAATATTGTCACCATAATAAGAATGATCCGGGTATGCAATACGTAGTTCTTTATTTTCTTTAATAAAATTACTTAGTTCACATGATGCCCAATTTATATTTGCTTTAAATGTTTCTACATTACAAGAAACAAGTGCTTCGTTTGATTCAACAATCGCCGTTATTTCATCGCATGCATGATTAAAATGAAGTTCAGTAGTTTTTTTAATCGAAGGAATATAATCAACCCATTCAAATACTTGGATTCTCGATCTCGGCTTTCTGCCCTCGCTAACATGCATAAACGGATAAATTCCACCTGGTGCATCCAATGAAATACCTTGTTTTCTTTTTCCCCATTCTGAAAAATAGTCTAGTGTATTAAAGTATAAATCCTCATAAAGTGCTTCCATTGAAGAGATACGTTCTTCATCTATAAACAATTTCTCTTCTTGTTCACTCATCCACACGTCTAACACAATACGATCGAACAATGGTCTATTCACACCTTGTCCATCGTTTATGTATTTTAGTTGATTTGTCATTCTAGGGAGAAACTCATTAATATAATACAAATAAAAGCGTTCTCGATCAGTCGGGATTAAGTGAGTTTCAACCTTACTATCTGTTCTATTAATACGAACAGCTCCTGTATTCGGATACGCAAATTTCCCTTCTTCTACATAAGGAATTTGTACGACTGGAATATTTAAACTTCCCAGTTGAATGATCGTTCCATCCTCTTTTATCCCGAAAACATTAAATGTATGTTCTAAATTATCTTCTATATAAAAAGTTATATCATCTGCCTGTAAATGTGTATGTTTTTCAAGATATACGTCAATAGGATACATTTCTTGTATCCATCTTATCGGCAACTCTAATCCACCATGATTATCCTCTTTTTTTGCATAAATTTTTACTTCAATCACGTCTTTTGTAATGTCTGGTAGTATTTCTTCACGAACCCATTGAAATCCTGTTTTAAAAGCAGAATAGACTTTTACCTTATTCAATTGCGGATAAGACACCTGTATATCTCGCTTCAGTTGATCTCGGATATATATCGGTTCAGATATAAAGACTTCGATTTCATCACCATCCAATAAGGTAGAATCTCTTAATACTTTATGGACCAATTCTATTTCTGATACATCTTCCCATTCCTCTTCCAAAAGTAGCTTAGAGGGCTTCTTTTCATCGAATTGAATTTGCTGTTCCCAGTAACCAAAAGTTCCTTCTTCACTCCAGTTTTTTTGATAGTTCAACCATTTTAGTGCTGATGCTACTTCATTTATAGTTCCCTCTAGTTTTAGCTTATTTGCTTTTATAAGCTTTAATTTTGTTTCATCACCTGCTTGTACCGTTATTCCAATACTTGCGGTAAGATTATTCGTAACAGGAAGTTTGATTTCTGTACAATACAAAGCTGTTCTCGCAACAAAATGACAAAATTCTATGAAAATTTCTCTCTTTTTCATACTAGGGTGTATATCTATATTTAAACTAAGTGTTTGATTAGGCGATGCTTCGTTATCAGCTCCAAATCCCGAAAAGCTCCAAATTTCCGCTAAACTATGAATAGATTTAATGACAGAATGCTGTGCATCTACATGAAAATCATTATTTACGCCAACAGTTGAAAGCTTTGATAATAATTTTGAACATTCCATTTCATTCTCATAATGGACAGTTATTATTCGTTTGTCATAAGCAATATAACTAGATTCCAGATTTTCTTTAAATATCATCTTTACTTTTTGATCATTGTATTCAAAGAAGTTATACGATAATGCAGTAGTTTCAAAGCCTACTCTTGCAAAGAAGTCTAATAATCCGTCAGGCATTAACCCTAATGGCAAATCTACAAATAGAGAAATGCCATCTATTACATTATCGTTATTTTTGTCTATAAATATCCCATCTAGAGTCCAGATTTTTTGTAGACTTTCCAGATTCAGCACCACCTACATTTTCATATTTGGATCAAACCGATCACGCAACCAATCACCTAACAGATTGAATCCTAAAACCGTTAACATAACAGCAACCCCTGGGAATACGGATGTCCACCAGGCTGTAGTTATATAATTACGGCTATCTGCAAGCATTCCTCCCCATGAAGGAATCGTAGGGTCAACACCTAGCCCTAGAAATGTCAAGGAAGCTTCTAGTAATATAAACTCGGCAATATACATCGTACCTAAAACAAAGATTGAAGAAAGAACATTTGGTAAAATATGTTTCCTAATAATTGTGAAATTCGTCCCACCAATTGCTCTAGCGGCATGAACAAATTCTTGCTCCTTTAGCGCAATTACTTGCCCCCGAATAAGTCTCGCAAAACCTACCCAATAGGTTAAACCTAAAATAATAATTATTTTCCAAATACCCGTACCTAATATACTCATTACAACAATAGCAAACAAAATAAATGGGAATGCTAGCTGAATATCTGCAACACGCATTATAAAATCATCTAACCATTTGCCGAAATATCCTGAAACCAACCCTAGAATAGTTCCAATAACAAGCGAAATTAGTACTCCAAAAAAACCTACCATTAAAGAGATTCTCGCTCCGTATAAAATTCTAGTAAATAAATCTCTTCCTAATTGATCTGCACCTAAAAAATAGATAGATTCGCCAGTTGGATCCGCCCAAGATGGTGGATCTAATCTAGATCCTAAACTGGCTTTTCCTGGGTCAAAAGCCGTTAGCCAAGGTGCAAAAATAGCACATCCAACACTAATCGCAACTAGTATAATTCCGATAAAGCCTGCTGGATTTTTTTTGATAAATTTCAAGAAACTCTTCCAAACAGATTTTTTAGGTAGGGCTAATGAATCTTCTTTTGATACTAATGCCATTAATGACTCCCCTTTCCCGTTTTAATACGTGGGTCAATTATGGAATAACTTAAATCTACGAGTAAATTAACAACAACCATAATGATTGCTAAAAATATTACGCCCCCCTGAATGACTGGGTAATCCCGTTGATTGATTGCATCTATTATCAATCTACCAACTCCCGGCCACGAAAAAACTTGCTCTACTATAACGGTTCCACCTAGTAGTGAACCAAATTGTAACCCTAAAAAAGTAATCGTCGGTAATAATGCATTTCTAAATGCATGCTGTATAATAACAGACCATGTACTTATCCCTTTTGACTTTGCGGTTGATATATATTGTTGATTCAACACTTCAAGCATAGATGATCGAACCAATCTGGCTAAAATTCCCGACAAAATCATTCCTAATGTAATAGATGGGAGGATTAAAGATGAAAAACCATCAAAACCTGAAGACGGCAGCCACTGCAAGGTAACTGCAAATACTAGAATCAACATAATCCCCAACCAAAAGTTTGGAAAGGAGATGCCAATTAAGGAGAAAATCCTTCCAAAAAAATCTACAGATGTTCCTCTTTTTACTGCCGATAGTATCCCTACAGGAAATGCTATAAGAATTGCTACTACAATTCCACCTAGTGCAAGTGCTAATGTTGCACCAATTTTTTCTACTATTAAATCAGTAACGGGCATTCCGCTTCTAAAGGATTCTCCAAAATCCAGCGTCAACAGCCCCTTCAAAAATAATCCATACTGTATGTACAACGGCTTATCCAAGCCTAAGTTTTTTGTTACCTCTTCAATAGCCTCTTTTGATGGTTCCCCTGCACTAAACATAACGGACACAGGATCACCTGTTAAACGGATGGAAAAGAAAACAATGAGTGAGATTACAAATATAACCATTATAGTATGGAATAATCTTCGAATAACATAAGTTAACATATTTATTCCTCCGTATCTTTTAAAAGAAAGGGATAGTATGAGATGTTCATACTATCCTCTTTAACATTACTTTTATTCAACCGTTACCTCTTCAAAGCGCATGCGGTCTTCATTAGGTGGTTGGAAATTTTTAAGACGTTTATTCACTGCATATAAATCTACTGCTTGATAAAGATTTACTTCGGGTGCTAGTTCATATAACACTTCTGTTAATTCAAGGAAAATTGCTTCACGCTTTTCTTGATCAACCGTTGCACGCTCAGCTGCTAATAATTCTTCTACTTTTTCATCTTTAAAGGATGGGTTCCATTGCTCCCCTTCGTGATACATCAAGTATGCAGTATTATCAAAGTCTAACGTCCAGCCACCCCATCCTTGGCGATACATATGACCTGCATCTCCTTTTGGAATAAGATCAGATGTTAAAGTTGTACTATCAACACTATTAATATTAAGTTTCAACCCAACTTCTTCTAAATAGAACGAAACTGCTTGGGCAATTTCTTTAAAGTTCCCATCTGTACCAGGGATGAATAAGTCTAGTGATGTTCCTTCTGCGACTCCTGCTTCTTTTAATAATTCTTTTGCTTTTTCAGGATCATATGGATAAGGTTTTAAATCTGGATTATTACCAAATGACAACTCACTTTGGTATGTACTAATCGGTTTTCCATATCCACCCAGTATTTCACTAATAATTTCTTCTTTATTAATAGCATAATTAAGTGCTTGACGTACTCTTACGTCCCCAAGAGGTTCTTTTGCTGTATCAAATCTTAAAGAGTATACAGTTGGTGTTCCTACTTCTTTAAGCTCTAAGAAATCCGTGCTTTTTACTGTTTCTGCTTGAGCTACTTCAACACGTTTCATTACATCGATTTTTCCAGTTTGCAATTCTGCCAAACGAGTAGAAGCTTCAGGGATTACTTTAAAAGTTATCCCATCTAATTTTGGAAGTCCTTCTTTCCAATAGTTTTCACTCTTTTCTAGGACAACCTCTTGATCTCGTTTATAGCCAGTCATTTTAAATGGACCTGTTCCTACTGGGTTATTATTAAAATGTTCGTCCCCGTTTTCTTCAATATATTTCGGTGGAACAATCACTGCACCGTAGCCAGAAAGTTTCGTTAATAACACTGGGTCTGCAGTACTCATATGCATTGTTATTGTGTATTCATCGTTTACTTCCACAGATTCTATTGAACTATAGTTAGAATATTGAGGACCTTTTTTTCCTTCATCACCTAATAGTCGATCGAAAGTATATTTAACCGCATCTGCATTAAATGGTTCACCATTGTGAAACTGAACTCCTTGACGAAGTGTGAAGACAATCGTTTTATCATCCTTGTATTCCCATTTTTCCGCTAATCCTGGGACTAGTTCTAGATCAAGTGTACGATCTACAAGCCCTTCAAATACTGAGCTTGCTACTGAACTCCAGTCTAATAAAAATGTATCAATTGGATCCCAACTTTGTGGATCACCAGATATTCCTACAACTATTTCATTTCCGCGACTTGCAGCTGGATTTTCCCCAGAAGAAGATTTTGTATCCCCCTCGGTAGATTTACTCCCACCATTTGAACATGCCGCTAAAATTAACATTAATACTGCCATTACAGCAATTAGCCTAGGTTGTAATGTTTTCTTCATTTCTTCATCCCCTTAATGTTTTTCAATATTTGAAAATCCATATGGATATGGATTCGTGTAACCTATTTTTTTGGAAATGGTTTCTGCCGTTTCCCAAAGAGGAACTAGGAAATCTTTCACCTTTTCTCTCGGTAAGGAAGTAGAAAACCCTGCGATACTTATAGAAAACTCAACTTCCTTTAATCGATTAAAAATTGGAGCAGCAATAGACACCGTTCCTTCTTCTAGTTCTGAATCACTGTAAGCGTAGCCAGTTTTTCTGGTTTCATGAATAAAAGACCACACGTCCTCTACTTTTTGTGGAGTTTGACTTGCATAAAAAGTCATTGGTCGCTTTAAAATATCGGCAATTTCTTCATCTGGCAAAAAAGATAATAAGATTCGTGTGCAAGCCCCTGCATATAGTGGAGCTCTTCTACCCGTTTTCGTATATAAACGGACAGGTCTTGTACTCTCCACTTTTTCAATATAAACACCTTCGTCCTTATCTCTTGAAACTAATTGGACTGCCTCATTAAATTTTGATTGCAATATTTTCATATAAGGTAGTGATATATTACGAATTTCCAAGTTACTCGAAACGATACTTCCCAAATACATAAGTTTAAGTCCTAAAGAGTAAGTATCCCCTTCTACTAATACCCCGTTTTTCTCTATTTCTGATCGTTGTAAAAGGCCATAGTCGACAAAAGTCTTCAGTAATCGATGGACGGTTGGTTTAGGTATTTGAGTGTACGCAGATATTTCATCTAAGCGCCAAAAAGGTTTTTCTTCTGTAAACAGGTCTAGTAATTGAAAACCTTTTTCTATTGTTTTACTCATAGATTCACCACATCTTTCGGTTGGTGTAAATGGCAGGATACAAAATGGTTATTTTCCGACTCTGATAGAACTGGCTTTACTGTTTTACAAACATCCATACAAGCAAAACATCTAGGATGAAAAGTACAACCCGACGGCGGATTGGCAGGACTAGGAACATCTCCCTTTAGAATAATCCTTTCCTTTTTTTGCAATGGATGCGAACTTGGAAGTGCTGATAGTAATGCAGTAGAGTATGGGTGGTTTGGATTATCATATAAATCATCTCTATCTGCAATTTCAACCATTTTCCCTAAATACATAACTCCTATTCTGTCACAGAAATGTTTGACAACACTTAAATCATGGGAGATGAAAATGTAAGTTAAACCAAATTCTTTTTGTAAATCCCTCATTAAATTTAATACTTGAGATTGAATGGATACATCTAATGCTGAGACAGGTTCATCTGCGATAATAAGCTTAGGCTTAGATACCAATGCTCTAGCAATGCCAATCCTTTGTCTTTGTCCACCCGAAAATTCATGAGGAAGACGTTTCAGTTGCCTAATCGTTAGCCCCACTTGATCGGCTACCTCTAATACTCTTCTTTCTCTTTCTTCCTTATTAGTAATTCCAAAGTTAATAAGTGGTTCCTCAATTATGTCAAAAACTCTCATTCGAGGGTTCAAAGAAGCGAATGGGTCTTGAAAAACAATCTGTATATCTTTTCTCATTAACCTCATTTTGTTTTGATCAAGTGAAGCAAGGTCTGTCCCTTCAAAAAAGACAGATCCCCCAGTCGGCTCTAACAATCTTAAAATCGTTCGACCGACTGTACTTTTTCCACATCCTGATTCTCCAACGATTCCAAAAGTTTCTCCGCGTCTTACTACAAATGAAATATCATCAACGGCTTTTACTTGCTGAAGTGTTTTTTTACCAAATACCCCACCTTTAATGGGAAAATACTTCTTTAAATTCTCCACTTTTAATATTGCATCTTCAATGTTCATTATTAATCACCTCAGCTGTCGTTTCCGAATCATACAACCAACATTGAACACGGGTATTATCTACCGTTGTAAAAAGTGGTGGCTGCGTTGAACATCTGTCATGTGCTTTACTACATCTTGGTGCAAAGCGACATCCTGATGGCATACTTCCTGGAGCCGGTACAACTCCTGGTATAGAAGATAAATATTCCTTTTGTACTGCAACATCTGGTAGCGATTCCATTAGTCCTTTTGTATAAGGATGTTTAGGTGAATCAAATAAGTTCACAACATCTGCTTCTTCAACTATTTCACCGGCATACATCACTATTACTCGGTCACACATTTCGGAAACTACCCCCAAATCATGTGTGATCAATACAATAGACATATGTAATTTATCTTGTAAGCCTTTCATTAATTCTAAAATTTGCGCTTGAA carries:
- a CDS encoding MerR family transcriptional regulator, with the protein product MKSISDVAKEFNITTRTIRYYEELGLLMPIRSDSNRRYYRPADCAKLKLIQRGKQYGFQLDEIKEMVLLFDMDRTGRRQLERTIEYGNEKTMEIEKKIKELGEMKKEMEALLHVFTVKLENLKGEENR
- a CDS encoding aminotransferase class I/II-fold pyridoxal phosphate-dependent enzyme, yielding MNIRINPRAESLKIPGTRQFSNQLVHYPDAINLTIGQPDFPTPTSVKEAGIRAIEQNLTGYSHNAGLLELRNAVNSFFSDKYGFSYDIQNEIIITNGASEAIDAVFRTILEEGDEVILPAPTYSGYVPVIELCGAKVVYLDTTDTNFQPSAERLASLITDKTKAMFFNNPSNPTGVVLTKETMDGLVDVIKEKNLFVLTDEIYSENTFSGKHHSFASYKEIRDKLFYIHGVSKSHSMTGWRIGFLMGPANVMEHVVKVHAFNTICASLPAQYAAIEALTNAKDTPSEMNLEYVKRRDFVYSRLIEMGMIVEKPNGAFYIFPDIRKYGLNSFDFATKLLQEGGVAVVPGSAFTEYGEGFIRISYAYSMSVLEKGLNRLEEFLLTLNK
- a CDS encoding 5-oxoprolinase subunit C family protein, with protein sequence MKQLFRVHKEGVYASLQDKGRIGYRAFGMPVAGPMDTYAFRLGNEIIGNPPNAAAIELFLGGLSLEVLATHTIVISGADLHAEIDGRQVPLWKSITVSKGQTLSFVKPVQGSIAYIFALGGFDSETIMGSNSAYLRAGIGNILKKETVLSVPNLPQMKLKRGLIALEVPTYNQEVEVAVWRSPHLSLFKEDSIHTFFHSEYTYRGGDRMGYYFNGPELHFIGKSDILSEATQFGTIQVPSNGQPVILMADAQTVGGYATIGKVADSDLWKIAQLRVGGKLTFKLLENEKEFPKLYQ
- a CDS encoding LamB/YcsF family protein, whose amino-acid sequence is MRIDLNADVGESFGNYNIGDDVALFKVITSANIACGFHAGDFSVMNKTIQTAKENHLSIGAHPGFPDIQGFGRRNISMSPSEIYEMIVYQIGALQAFCHINHVELSHVKPHGALYNASADDVKIANAIAKAVFDTVPNAVLFGICNSELLKAGTNIGLKTAGEAFADRKYDAKGRLVHRSQSDALLTEFEDIMKQVENIVIRKQVATITGEIIKISADTLCFHGDGNNVVEIVQKIRKKLEAKNVKVAPLEMF
- the pxpB gene encoding 5-oxoprolinase subunit PxpB, which codes for MENNLPEVWRTGERTLRFSFGEVISAEIYKSVHTFTEFLNANWKHFIEEIVPSYHTVTVFFYKSSILDKLNMEKLLAKWRSYKIDCIISSARQVTIPVCYEEPYCEDLTRMQRLIGRAKDEIIHLHSQKIYTVYMIGFLPGFPYLGDLDPKLFVPRLDKPRLKVPKGTIGIGGNQTGIYPIESPGGWNIIGRTPLEIFSIKRSNPFSLKAGDRLKFTPVTNAEYEEIEREMKNDWHTIDGFIEEVDI
- the pcp gene encoding pyroglutamyl-peptidase I codes for the protein MKKLLLTGFEPFLNYTVNPTMKIVEELDGSAIGEYELIGKIMTVDFKTSGQQLVKLLTEIQPDVHISLGLAAGRYKITPERIAINIKDGDADNEGNKPVDESIQETGEAGYLSTLPIRKIVNKLIENGLPAEISNSAGTYICNNVMYEGLHYVKTTNSEMLSGFIHIPASHELAIQHGKIPSWSHADLKQSIVICIEVLEEYGK